A window of the Butyricimonas faecalis genome harbors these coding sequences:
- a CDS encoding SusC/RagA family TonB-linked outer membrane protein → MRLSVFFMFAFIMNITANTVAQKTMTLTARQMTFKEIFLELKKQTGYTVVYNNQRLNVDRQLNVEFKDASVKDVLDKILVGSGLTYEMMDDFIILSSIAQRQKVGVRIVGKVTDEKNYPLPGVTIIVKGLTLGTVTDKDGKYALTLMKTEKLSLLFSFIGMETQEVKYVGKDTINVTMKESAEQLEEVIVNTGYQRIDARTTTSAITSIKADDIRVPGITTIDKMLEGHVPGMIFMQNSGQVGATPRLRIRGTSTVLGNQEPLWVVDGIVQQDPVNVDPQQLNDLDFVNLLGNAISGLNPEDIEQIDVLKDASATAIYGARAANGVIVITTKKGKQGPPSVSYSFAGTYARRPRYSDRSVDMMNSQERVELSRELIERGMTYPNISSWVGYEKAIRDYYNREISFSEMKKEINRYETVNTDWFDLLTRDALTHQHTLNLSGGSSQLNYYVSVGYTNAQGNINGELNRNYTTSANISASYDRFSVHFKLNGSVEKRKYKPSDIAPMTYAYQTSRAVPVYSEDGNLWYYYRTGYENDQITFNILEEIASSFYDINTNRMSFSTSVDYRVTSNLSLSTTLAYNFSNNYQDTYYNEKSYRVRALRKDYILTSINGGESAWKQATGIPFGGELTDEYQRNNSYTVRLQANYNKSLDQDDKHVISAAVGGELSSSRYVGKKQMYRGYLPERGKQMAQVDLAEYQTLKNWYRDDPLAAGVNTDNLTNMISGYATASYTYNRNYTFNANMRMDASNAFGDKSNDKILPIWSVSGYWNIKNSVFSNQKFLTELSLRSSFGYQGNMLSSESPEMILKRGALNPQFDEYTSSIVSFANPFLKWEKTQSVNFSLDFGFLKNRINGSVSYFYKKTRNAFLSKTVSEINGVDSYTVNQGTITNQGVELSLRVTPVSSVSKGNPDGFRWTFDPQLGRIVNTLIDKALKRKDKTLHDEYTYNDYLKGNVQVPGRSLNSFWSYRFKGLDETDGRPMFYGAEETCLVDGEDKKTLDVYNAMSKDDVFLAVMDYSGRRVPTLQGGLNNTFSFKRMVLSLNLAYSLGSKIRLLNLYNDVARRNASIAPQPLANVRREFLKRWQYPGDENYTNIPGIISGQEFTATLNPWWKGKPCEFAENIWQMYNDADIRVVSGNYLKLQHLSFRYSLPEKFCEKLYLKSAYFGFAVTNLFTICNKKLKGQAPTQFGGSSSNINMSERPTFSMNFSVSF, encoded by the coding sequence ATGAGATTGAGCGTTTTTTTTATGTTTGCGTTTATCATGAATATAACGGCAAACACAGTAGCTCAGAAAACGATGACACTAACTGCTAGGCAGATGACGTTCAAAGAAATTTTTCTTGAGCTTAAAAAGCAAACAGGTTATACCGTAGTGTATAATAACCAACGATTGAATGTTGATCGGCAATTGAATGTTGAATTTAAGGATGCTAGTGTGAAGGATGTGTTGGATAAGATTTTGGTGGGGTCCGGTTTAACTTACGAGATGATGGATGATTTTATTATATTGTCTTCTATTGCCCAGCGTCAAAAGGTCGGTGTTCGGATTGTGGGGAAAGTAACTGACGAGAAAAATTACCCGCTCCCCGGAGTGACAATTATTGTGAAGGGACTAACTCTCGGGACAGTGACAGACAAGGATGGGAAATATGCGTTAACATTGATGAAAACGGAAAAGTTGTCGTTGCTTTTTTCTTTTATCGGGATGGAAACTCAAGAAGTGAAGTACGTGGGAAAAGATACGATAAATGTTACGATGAAAGAAAGTGCAGAACAATTGGAGGAGGTTATAGTTAACACAGGTTATCAACGAATTGATGCAAGAACGACGACAAGTGCAATTACATCCATTAAGGCTGATGATATCAGAGTGCCTGGTATTACAACAATTGACAAGATGCTGGAAGGGCATGTGCCGGGAATGATATTTATGCAGAATTCAGGACAGGTCGGTGCGACTCCGCGATTGCGTATTCGAGGAACGTCGACCGTGTTGGGAAATCAAGAACCCTTGTGGGTTGTAGATGGAATTGTGCAACAAGATCCCGTGAACGTGGATCCTCAGCAGTTGAATGATTTGGATTTTGTGAATTTGCTAGGAAATGCTATTTCTGGTTTGAATCCGGAAGATATCGAACAGATTGACGTGCTAAAAGATGCGTCTGCAACAGCCATTTATGGTGCAAGGGCTGCCAATGGAGTTATCGTGATAACTACAAAAAAAGGGAAACAGGGGCCTCCGTCCGTGTCTTATTCTTTCGCGGGGACTTATGCTCGTCGTCCTCGCTATTCTGATAGAAGCGTGGATATGATGAATTCACAGGAGCGTGTGGAGTTGTCTCGGGAATTGATTGAGCGAGGAATGACATACCCGAATATTTCTTCATGGGTGGGGTATGAAAAGGCCATTCGGGATTATTATAATCGAGAAATTTCTTTTAGCGAGATGAAAAAAGAGATTAATCGTTATGAAACAGTTAATACCGATTGGTTTGATTTATTGACGAGGGATGCACTTACCCACCAGCATACGTTGAATCTGTCGGGAGGATCTTCTCAGTTAAATTATTATGTTTCTGTTGGTTATACAAATGCTCAGGGGAATATAAACGGTGAGTTGAATCGGAATTACACGACGTCTGCAAATATATCAGCAAGTTATGACCGATTCTCCGTGCACTTTAAATTGAATGGAAGCGTGGAGAAGCGTAAATATAAACCATCGGATATTGCTCCTATGACTTATGCTTATCAAACTAGTCGAGCGGTGCCGGTTTACTCGGAAGATGGAAATTTATGGTATTATTATCGTACGGGATATGAAAATGATCAAATCACGTTTAATATTTTAGAAGAAATTGCCAGTTCTTTTTATGATATAAATACGAATAGGATGAGTTTTTCAACTTCGGTTGACTATCGTGTGACAAGTAATTTGAGCCTTTCGACTACGTTGGCTTATAATTTTTCGAATAATTATCAAGATACGTATTATAATGAGAAGTCTTATCGTGTAAGAGCATTAAGGAAGGATTATATATTAACTAGCATAAACGGGGGAGAGAGTGCTTGGAAACAAGCGACAGGAATACCTTTTGGTGGCGAATTGACAGACGAGTATCAACGAAACAATAGTTACACCGTTCGTTTGCAAGCTAATTATAATAAGTCATTGGATCAAGATGACAAGCACGTGATTTCAGCTGCAGTTGGTGGAGAATTGTCCTCTTCAAGATATGTGGGAAAGAAACAGATGTATAGAGGTTATTTGCCGGAACGTGGCAAACAAATGGCGCAAGTGGATCTTGCAGAATATCAGACATTAAAGAATTGGTATCGTGATGACCCATTGGCTGCTGGGGTGAATACAGATAATCTGACAAATATGATTTCGGGTTATGCGACGGCATCCTATACCTATAACAGGAATTATACTTTTAATGCGAATATGCGGATGGATGCTTCTAATGCGTTCGGAGATAAGAGTAATGATAAGATTTTACCCATTTGGTCTGTGTCCGGTTATTGGAATATTAAAAATAGTGTGTTCTCTAATCAAAAATTCCTAACAGAATTGTCATTACGCTCTTCTTTTGGTTATCAAGGAAATATGCTTAGTAGTGAGAGTCCGGAAATGATTCTGAAACGTGGAGCTTTGAATCCTCAATTTGATGAATATACGTCGTCAATCGTGTCTTTTGCTAATCCTTTTTTAAAATGGGAGAAAACACAATCAGTAAATTTCAGTTTGGATTTTGGATTTTTAAAAAATAGGATAAACGGATCTGTTTCTTATTTTTATAAAAAAACTCGAAATGCATTCTTGAGCAAGACTGTGTCAGAAATTAATGGGGTAGATTCTTACACGGTAAATCAAGGTACGATAACTAATCAAGGTGTAGAACTCTCATTGAGAGTAACTCCCGTGAGTTCTGTTTCAAAAGGGAATCCGGATGGTTTCCGCTGGACATTTGATCCTCAATTGGGAAGAATTGTTAATACGTTGATTGATAAAGCATTGAAGCGTAAAGATAAGACTCTACACGACGAATATACGTATAATGATTATTTGAAAGGAAATGTACAAGTTCCAGGACGTTCGTTGAATTCGTTCTGGTCCTATCGATTCAAAGGTTTGGATGAAACGGATGGAAGGCCTATGTTTTATGGGGCAGAGGAAACTTGTTTGGTTGATGGGGAAGATAAGAAGACACTTGACGTTTATAATGCAATGTCTAAAGATGATGTATTTCTTGCGGTAATGGATTATTCTGGTCGCCGGGTTCCCACCTTACAAGGCGGACTTAATAATACGTTTTCTTTTAAACGTATGGTCTTAAGTTTGAATTTGGCCTATAGTTTGGGTTCGAAAATCCGTTTATTGAATTTGTATAATGATGTTGCCCGTCGTAATGCATCTATTGCTCCTCAACCTTTGGCAAATGTACGACGAGAGTTTCTGAAACGTTGGCAATACCCCGGAGATGAAAATTATACAAATATCCCGGGTATTATATCTGGACAAGAGTTCACTGCAACATTGAATCCATGGTGGAAAGGGAAGCCGTGTGAATTTGCCGAGAATATTTGGCAGATGTATAATGATGCGGACATACGTGTTGTGAGTGGTAATTATTTGAAGTTGCAGCATTTGTCGTTTCGTTATAGTTTGCCGGAGAAGTTTTGTGAGAAATTGTATTTGAAGTCCGCTTATTTTGGTTTTGCAGTAACAAATTTATTTACGATATGTAACAAAAAACTGAAAGGACAGGCACCAACGCAATTCGGAGGTTCTTCTTCGAATATCAATATGTCAGAACGACCAACATTTTCGATGAATTTTAGTGTTTCTTTTTAA
- a CDS encoding FecR domain-containing protein: MDRINDHIIEQIIAFYLGEISDKDKKELEAWVNEFKENEDDFKQILRKCQHLRLGLLEERAIVMKARIMEEWRKRERLKYRYRVLRLVSCVAILVLGIVMGCVYYESRNFESKKLEQEISLLDAKQGERVAVLQLASGEKWILKERDERELEIGDGVVLKKDSIQGIRNFVSPEDTITENTYNTVMVPRGGEYNLTLADGTNVWLNSDSELKFPVRFHGNFREVYLKGEAFFEVKSNPEQPFVVRMGEADIRVLGTSFNVMNYEDENRVEVALQTGKVNFTVNKTKQVYSLSPGNVVRMDKKNLDVQLAEEDVSMISAWRTGYFYFENMPMEELVVKLERWYQVKFVFANDEVKRMRFSGAVRKYRELKYVLKIIEKTKDISFVDFGDRIKVYQK, translated from the coding sequence ATGGATAGAATCAACGATCATATTATTGAGCAAATAATTGCTTTTTATCTCGGAGAAATTTCCGATAAGGATAAAAAAGAGTTGGAAGCTTGGGTCAATGAATTCAAAGAGAATGAAGATGATTTTAAACAGATTTTGAGAAAATGTCAACATTTGCGATTGGGTTTGCTTGAAGAGAGAGCGATCGTGATGAAAGCTAGAATTATGGAAGAGTGGCGTAAACGTGAGCGATTGAAGTATCGGTATCGGGTGTTGCGGCTGGTTTCTTGTGTGGCGATACTGGTTTTGGGAATTGTAATGGGATGTGTGTATTACGAGAGCCGGAATTTTGAAAGTAAAAAACTTGAGCAAGAGATAAGTTTGTTGGATGCCAAACAAGGGGAGAGAGTGGCAGTATTGCAATTAGCTTCGGGCGAGAAATGGATTTTGAAAGAGCGGGATGAACGGGAATTGGAAATTGGAGATGGGGTTGTGCTAAAAAAAGATTCGATACAGGGAATACGAAATTTTGTGAGTCCTGAAGATACGATTACTGAAAACACCTATAATACCGTAATGGTTCCGAGAGGAGGAGAGTATAATTTGACATTGGCAGACGGGACAAATGTTTGGTTAAATTCTGATTCCGAATTGAAATTTCCGGTTCGTTTTCATGGAAATTTTCGAGAGGTTTATTTGAAGGGAGAAGCTTTTTTTGAAGTGAAATCTAACCCGGAACAACCTTTTGTCGTGAGGATGGGAGAGGCTGACATAAGGGTTTTAGGAACATCATTTAATGTGATGAATTATGAAGATGAAAATCGGGTAGAGGTGGCCTTGCAGACCGGTAAAGTAAACTTTACGGTTAATAAGACAAAGCAGGTTTATTCGTTGAGTCCAGGGAATGTGGTTCGGATGGATAAGAAAAATCTGGACGTTCAACTGGCAGAAGAGGATGTGAGCATGATTAGTGCTTGGAGAACGGGATATTTTTATTTTGAGAACATGCCAATGGAGGAATTAGTTGTTAAGTTGGAACGTTGGTATCAAGTAAAATTTGTTTTTGCTAATGATGAGGTGAAACGGATGCGTTTTTCAGGAGCTGTAAGGAAGTATCGTGAATTAAAGTACGTGCTGAAGATTATAGAGAAAACGAAAGATATTTCTTTCGTGGATTTTGGAGATCGGATAAAAGTGTATCAAAAATAA
- a CDS encoding RNA polymerase sigma-70 factor codes for METLNSFNLSIKDIFDKHAKNLCLYALNYLKTDADAEDIVQDVFMRCWEKKEILSSGEKVIKTYLFNSVRNACLDKIEKKDIMCYHIDMIKQEVVDEETSTFDEKILQEIKNELAQMPEQTQKIITLIFMQNMKYQEVANKLHISINTVKTLLRNGIKHLRSHFSKHLELLVFLCKKI; via the coding sequence ATGGAAACTCTGAACTCTTTTAATCTAAGCATTAAAGACATTTTCGACAAGCACGCAAAAAATTTGTGTCTTTATGCTCTCAATTACCTAAAAACAGACGCCGATGCTGAAGATATCGTGCAAGACGTTTTCATGCGTTGTTGGGAAAAAAAAGAAATTCTATCATCAGGCGAAAAAGTGATTAAAACTTATCTTTTCAATTCCGTCAGAAACGCTTGTCTTGACAAAATTGAAAAAAAAGACATCATGTGTTACCACATTGACATGATCAAACAAGAAGTTGTTGATGAAGAAACAAGCACTTTTGATGAAAAAATCCTTCAAGAAATCAAGAATGAACTTGCCCAAATGCCAGAACAGACACAAAAAATCATTACTCTTATTTTCATGCAAAACATGAAATATCAAGAAGTTGCCAACAAATTGCACATCTCTATCAACACGGTTAAGACTCTACTTCGCAACGGGATCAAGCATCTACGTTCTCATTTCTCAAAGCATTTGGAATTACTAGTCTTTTTGTGTAAAAAAATATAA
- a CDS encoding alpha-L-fucosidase, with protein sequence MKNTLFIITLLLLSSSICSAQNKYIPSKENLENREWFRDAKFGMFIHWGIYSMLADGEWVLTNKSLNEEEYQKLADGFYPSKFNADEWVRIAKNAGMKYICFTSRHHDGFSMFDTKQSDYNIVKATPFKRDVIKELAEACQKHGLKLFLYYSHIDWHRPDYYPWGRTGRNTGRTPSGTWEDYLKFMDAQLTELLTNYGPIGGIWFDGWWDKPNADWQLERQYTLIHRLQPGCLIGNNHHKAPFDGEDFQMFERDLPGQNKAGYSADAEISALPLESCETMNNTWGYNINDRNFKSTKQLIHTLVGAAGNNANLLLNVGPRPGGDFPEGSVIHLKEIGEWMRVYGETVQGTRAGIIPHQEWGVTTQKGNKLYVHILNLNKDQLLLPITNKKVKAIVHFKDKTPVKYTKTKEGILLQLGQVPTDIDHVLEITWK encoded by the coding sequence ATGAAAAATACATTATTCATCATTACACTATTATTACTTTCATCCTCAATCTGTTCTGCCCAGAACAAGTACATCCCCTCCAAGGAAAACCTCGAAAACCGGGAATGGTTCAGGGATGCCAAATTCGGGATGTTTATCCACTGGGGAATATACAGTATGCTGGCAGATGGCGAATGGGTGCTGACCAACAAAAGCTTGAATGAAGAGGAGTACCAAAAACTGGCCGACGGATTTTACCCATCGAAATTTAACGCTGACGAATGGGTTCGTATCGCCAAAAATGCCGGGATGAAATACATTTGTTTCACCTCCCGCCATCACGACGGCTTTTCAATGTTCGACACGAAACAATCGGATTACAACATTGTTAAAGCCACTCCTTTCAAACGGGATGTGATCAAAGAACTTGCCGAGGCTTGCCAAAAACACGGGCTCAAACTATTCCTTTATTATTCCCACATCGACTGGCATCGCCCGGATTACTACCCGTGGGGACGCACGGGACGGAACACGGGACGTACCCCTTCCGGCACGTGGGAAGATTATTTGAAATTCATGGATGCCCAGTTGACCGAATTGCTCACCAACTACGGCCCGATCGGCGGTATCTGGTTCGACGGCTGGTGGGACAAACCCAACGCGGATTGGCAACTGGAAAGACAATACACCTTAATTCACCGTCTTCAACCGGGATGTCTGATCGGGAATAATCACCACAAAGCACCTTTTGACGGGGAAGATTTTCAGATGTTCGAACGGGATCTACCGGGACAAAACAAAGCCGGCTACTCCGCCGATGCAGAAATCAGCGCCTTGCCGTTAGAGAGTTGTGAAACGATGAACAACACGTGGGGATATAACATCAACGACCGGAACTTCAAATCCACGAAACAACTCATCCACACGCTGGTGGGGGCTGCCGGAAACAACGCAAATTTACTATTAAACGTGGGTCCCCGTCCGGGAGGAGATTTCCCCGAAGGATCAGTAATCCACTTGAAAGAAATCGGTGAATGGATGCGCGTCTACGGCGAAACCGTCCAAGGCACCCGTGCCGGAATCATTCCTCATCAAGAGTGGGGTGTCACGACCCAAAAAGGGAATAAACTCTACGTCCACATCCTAAACTTGAACAAAGACCAACTTTTACTCCCGATCACGAATAAAAAAGTGAAAGCCATCGTGCATTTCAAAGACAAAACTCCGGTGAAATACACGAAAACGAAAGAAGGAATTTTATTGCAATTAGGACAAGTTCCCACAGATATCGATCACGTGTTAGAGATCACTTGGAAATAA
- a CDS encoding glycoside hydrolase family 3 C-terminal domain-containing protein has translation MRKQKIWLFIMFFLPAISVCGDGVYKKSGKGFRDLNKNGKLDPYENPAESMEVRLQDLLRQMTLEEKVGQLAHTLGWNYYEKDERGQVRLTDLFRSDLKNRHIGCFWATLRADPWTRKTLKTGLSPEEAAEMTNLMQRYAQDSTRLGIPLFLAEECPHGHMAIGTTVFPTAIGRASTWNPELEKRAAGIVALEARLQGGHIGYGPVLDVARELRWSRVEEGYGEDPFLSGSMGSAYVRGLQGEDVGSGENVIATLKHFTAYGVPEGGHNAGMAHVGVRELLTELSYPFEMAVKAGALSLMTAYNEVDGIPCTANPFLTNQLLRGQWGFSGFVVSDLYSIDGLVSQRVAANREEAGMLALRSGVDSDLGGNCFAAGLVKACREGRLAEADIDRAACRVLRLKFEMGLFDNPYVEVKKAGKQIGTPEHREVAREVARQSVVLLKNENKLLPLSKEVKRVAIVGPNADNVYNQLGDYTAPQAPGSVITVFEGIRQKLPGAEIRYVKGCAVRDTLNTSIEEACEVAKNSDVVVVVLGGSSARDFETDFLETGAAITNARRVSDMESGEGFDRTGLSLMGKQLELLKALYATGKPIVLVMIQGRPLELNWAAEHILAILTAWYPGSEGGRAIADVLFGDYNPAGRLPLSYPRHVGQLPVYYNHKSAGRQDYVEGTAAPLYPFGYGLSYTTFAYDGVKMRVEGDSVRVSVDVRNSGDRVGDEVVQLYLRDEQASVVTPFMQLKAFRRVSLAAGESRTVEFVLTREHLKILDLSLNWVVEPGFFTVLIGSSSSDIRLTTRFRIN, from the coding sequence ATGCGGAAACAGAAAATTTGGTTATTTATCATGTTTTTCCTCCCGGCAATTTCGGTTTGCGGTGATGGGGTTTACAAGAAAAGCGGGAAGGGATTTCGGGATTTGAACAAGAACGGCAAGCTGGACCCTTACGAGAATCCGGCAGAGAGCATGGAGGTGCGTCTGCAGGATTTGCTCCGACAAATGACGTTGGAGGAAAAAGTAGGGCAATTGGCTCATACCTTGGGATGGAATTATTACGAGAAAGATGAACGTGGTCAGGTCCGGTTGACCGACTTGTTTCGGTCTGACCTGAAAAATCGTCATATCGGGTGCTTTTGGGCGACGCTACGGGCTGACCCGTGGACGCGAAAAACGTTAAAAACAGGTCTATCTCCGGAAGAAGCCGCGGAAATGACGAATCTCATGCAACGTTATGCTCAAGATAGTACCCGCTTGGGTATTCCCTTGTTTCTGGCGGAAGAGTGTCCGCACGGGCACATGGCCATCGGGACCACGGTGTTCCCCACGGCTATCGGGAGGGCGAGCACGTGGAACCCGGAGCTGGAGAAACGGGCGGCCGGGATCGTGGCTTTGGAGGCCCGTTTGCAAGGGGGACATATCGGTTACGGGCCCGTGCTGGATGTTGCCCGGGAATTACGTTGGTCCCGGGTAGAAGAAGGGTATGGGGAAGATCCTTTCTTGAGCGGGAGCATGGGAAGTGCTTATGTCCGAGGGTTACAAGGAGAAGACGTGGGGAGTGGCGAAAATGTTATCGCCACGTTGAAACATTTCACGGCTTACGGGGTACCTGAAGGCGGACATAATGCCGGAATGGCACACGTGGGGGTGCGGGAATTATTGACGGAATTGTCCTACCCTTTTGAAATGGCCGTGAAAGCGGGAGCTTTGTCGCTGATGACGGCCTATAACGAGGTGGATGGAATTCCTTGTACGGCAAACCCTTTCTTGACAAATCAACTGTTACGGGGGCAGTGGGGATTCTCGGGATTCGTGGTTTCAGACCTCTATTCGATCGACGGGCTGGTATCGCAGCGAGTGGCTGCCAATCGGGAAGAGGCCGGGATGCTAGCCTTACGTTCGGGAGTGGATTCCGATTTGGGGGGAAATTGTTTCGCTGCCGGATTGGTGAAAGCTTGCCGGGAGGGACGATTGGCAGAAGCTGACATTGATCGGGCCGCGTGTCGCGTTTTGCGATTAAAATTTGAAATGGGATTGTTCGATAATCCGTACGTGGAGGTGAAGAAGGCGGGAAAGCAGATTGGCACGCCAGAACATCGGGAAGTGGCGAGAGAGGTGGCTCGTCAATCTGTCGTGTTGTTGAAAAATGAAAATAAATTATTGCCATTGTCAAAGGAAGTGAAGCGGGTAGCGATTGTCGGTCCGAATGCCGATAATGTTTATAACCAACTGGGGGACTATACGGCACCGCAGGCTCCCGGTTCGGTGATTACCGTGTTCGAAGGTATCCGGCAAAAGTTGCCCGGGGCCGAAATCCGTTACGTGAAAGGGTGTGCCGTGCGCGACACGTTGAACACGTCGATCGAGGAGGCTTGCGAGGTGGCAAAGAATTCCGACGTCGTGGTGGTTGTTTTGGGTGGTTCCAGTGCACGGGATTTTGAAACAGACTTCTTGGAGACTGGTGCCGCCATCACGAATGCGCGAAGAGTGAGCGATATGGAGTCGGGAGAGGGATTTGACCGGACGGGGTTGTCGTTAATGGGCAAACAGCTGGAATTATTGAAAGCGTTGTATGCCACGGGTAAACCGATCGTGTTGGTCATGATCCAGGGACGTCCTTTGGAATTAAACTGGGCGGCGGAGCATATTCTGGCCATATTGACGGCTTGGTATCCGGGCAGTGAAGGTGGTCGGGCGATAGCGGACGTGTTGTTTGGGGATTATAATCCAGCCGGGCGACTCCCGTTGTCTTATCCTCGTCACGTGGGGCAATTGCCCGTGTATTATAATCATAAATCTGCCGGGCGGCAGGATTACGTGGAAGGAACTGCTGCTCCGTTATACCCTTTCGGGTACGGGTTGAGCTACACGACATTTGCTTACGATGGGGTGAAAATGCGTGTAGAGGGAGATTCGGTGCGGGTTTCGGTAGATGTGAGAAATTCGGGGGATCGTGTCGGAGATGAGGTGGTCCAATTATATTTGCGAGATGAACAGGCGTCGGTAGTTACTCCTTTCATGCAGCTCAAGGCTTTCCGCCGGGTGTCGCTTGCCGCGGGAGAGAGCCGGACGGTTGAGTTCGTCCTAACCCGAGAACACCTGAAAATTCTCGATTTGTCGCTGAATTGGGTGGTTGAACCGGGCTTTTTCACGGTTTTAATAGGCTCATCCTCGTCGGATATTCGGTTGACGACGAGATTCCGAATAAATTAA
- the clpP gene encoding ATP-dependent Clp endopeptidase proteolytic subunit ClpP codes for MFSQDEFKKYATKHKGISSLNLHRFESAVSSYINPTIIEERQLNVASMDVFSRLMMDRIIFLGVPIDDDVANIIMAQLLFLESADPSKDIQIYFNTPGGSVYAGLGIYDTMQYIQCDVATICTGMAASMGAVLMTAGTKGKRSALQHSRIMIHQPMGGAQGQASDIEITAREIMKLKKELYQIIADHSGNPIKKVEKDSDRDYWMTATEAKEYGMIDTVLIREHK; via the coding sequence ATGTTTTCACAAGATGAATTTAAAAAATATGCCACCAAGCATAAAGGGATTAGCAGCTTGAACCTTCACCGGTTCGAGTCTGCCGTCTCTAGCTATATAAATCCGACCATCATCGAGGAACGCCAGCTGAACGTGGCAAGCATGGACGTGTTTTCCCGGTTAATGATGGACCGCATCATTTTCCTCGGAGTGCCTATTGATGACGACGTTGCCAATATTATTATGGCACAATTGCTATTCCTGGAATCGGCAGATCCGAGCAAGGATATTCAAATTTATTTCAACACCCCGGGTGGCTCGGTTTACGCCGGATTAGGTATTTACGACACGATGCAATACATTCAATGTGACGTGGCAACCATCTGTACCGGGATGGCCGCATCCATGGGTGCCGTACTGATGACGGCCGGGACAAAAGGGAAACGTTCGGCATTGCAGCACTCGCGCATCATGATCCATCAACCGATGGGGGGAGCTCAAGGACAAGCTTCCGACATCGAGATCACGGCTCGCGAGATTATGAAATTGAAAAAAGAACTTTACCAAATCATCGCCGATCATTCCGGAAACCCGATCAAGAAAGTAGAAAAAGACTCTGACCGCGATTACTGGATGACGGCAACAGAAGCCAAAGAATACGGGATGATTGACACAGTATTAATTCGGGAGCACAAGTAA
- the clpX gene encoding ATP-dependent Clp protease ATP-binding subunit ClpX, with product MQDKCSFCGRSRSEVDLLISGVDGFICDMCAQQAYDIVQEEQRGHSTPLDMDHIEIKKPIEIKQFMDQYVIGQDEAKKHLAVAVYNHYKRLTQKHSNDDVEIEKSNIIMVGRTGTGKTLLARTIAKMLHVPFTIVDATVLTEAGYVGEDIESILTRLLQAADYDVDAAEKGIVFIDEIDKIARKGDNPSITRDVSGEGVQQGLLKLLEGSIVNVPPQGGRKHPDQKMIPVNTKNILFICGGAFDGIEKKIAQRLNTQVVGFTASKETAVLDRDNMLQYIAPQDLKSFGLIPEIIGRLPVLTYLEPLDRQALRNILTEPKNAIIRQYVKLFELDNITLNFNEEVFEYIVDKAVEFKLGARGLRSICEAIMTDLMFEIPSQNCESITITKEYAESKIDRLTAQKLRA from the coding sequence ATGCAAGACAAATGTTCATTTTGCGGAAGATCGCGCAGTGAGGTCGATCTTCTGATTTCCGGGGTAGACGGTTTTATCTGTGATATGTGCGCGCAACAAGCGTATGACATCGTGCAGGAAGAACAACGAGGTCACTCTACCCCTCTTGATATGGATCACATCGAGATCAAAAAACCGATCGAGATCAAACAATTCATGGATCAATACGTCATCGGGCAAGACGAGGCGAAAAAGCATCTCGCCGTGGCTGTTTACAATCATTATAAACGGTTGACACAGAAACATTCCAATGATGACGTGGAGATCGAAAAGTCAAATATCATCATGGTCGGACGCACGGGTACCGGGAAAACGCTGTTGGCCCGCACAATTGCCAAAATGCTACACGTGCCGTTCACCATTGTCGATGCAACCGTGTTGACGGAAGCCGGCTACGTGGGCGAAGATATCGAATCGATCCTGACCCGCCTGCTACAAGCTGCCGATTATGACGTGGATGCTGCCGAGAAAGGCATCGTGTTCATTGACGAGATTGATAAGATTGCCCGTAAAGGAGACAACCCGTCCATCACACGCGACGTGAGCGGCGAAGGGGTTCAACAAGGGTTGTTGAAATTACTGGAAGGTTCTATCGTGAACGTTCCCCCACAAGGCGGACGTAAACATCCTGACCAAAAGATGATCCCCGTGAACACGAAAAATATTCTGTTCATCTGCGGGGGAGCTTTCGACGGGATCGAGAAGAAAATCGCCCAACGCCTGAACACGCAGGTTGTCGGATTCACGGCAAGCAAAGAAACTGCCGTTCTGGACAGGGATAATATGTTGCAATACATCGCACCGCAAGACTTGAAATCCTTCGGGTTGATTCCCGAGATCATCGGTCGTCTTCCGGTACTGACCTACTTGGAACCGCTGGATCGTCAAGCCCTGCGCAACATTCTCACGGAACCCAAGAATGCCATTATCCGCCAGTACGTGAAATTATTCGAGCTGGATAACATCACGCTGAATTTCAACGAAGAGGTCTTTGAATATATCGTGGACAAAGCTGTTGAATTTAAACTGGGAGCCCGCGGACTACGTTCCATTTGCGAGGCGATTATGACAGACTTGATGTTCGAGATCCCCTCTCAAAATTGCGAATCGATCACGATCACCAAAGAATACGCCGAGTCAAAGATAGACCGGCTGACAGCACAAAAGTTACGAGCTTAA